The Flavobacterium lindanitolerans genome contains the following window.
ACACTCCATATCAGGTAAATATCGCGCATCCTGCGACACTTTGGGGAGCAACATCTATGACAGATACGGATGCTTCAGATACGAAAGACACTTTCACCGTCTCTAAATATTCCGAATTGGTTGAAAACCCGATTATGTATTCCAAACCGGATTATACTACTTTTACCGTAAACGGGATGGAAATACTGATTGCTGTTTATTCTCCAAACGGCATCGTTACCGCTGAAAGCATTACCCCGGAAATGAAAACCATGATGACTGCCCAAAAGAATTTCTTAGGCAAATTCAACTCGACAAAAAAATACAGTGTTCTTATCTATCTGTCTGACACATCCCGAAATGATGCCAAAGGCTTTGGAGCTTTGGAACACCCAACAGCAACAACGGTAGTAATGCCGGAAGCTATGCCAAAAGAACAGTTGGCTGAACAGTTTAAGGACGTTGTTTCGCATGAGTTCTTCCACATTGTAACACCGCTCACCATCCATTCTAAGGAAATCCAATTCTTTGATTACAACAAACCAAAGATGTCTGAACATTTATGGATGTATGAAGGCGTAACGGAATATTTTGCAAATCTTTTCCAGGTCAACCAGGATTTAATTACGGAAGACGAATTCTACGAAAGAATGGCTACCAAAATAGCTAACGCTTCAACTATGGATGACACGATGCCATTCACAAAAATGAGTTCAATGGTGTTGCAAAAACCATACAAAGACCAATACCAAAACGTTTATGAAAAAGGCGCCCTGATAGCCATGTGTCTTGACATACAGATTCGCGAAGACAGTAACGGACAAAGAGGCATTCTTGACCTGATGCAGAAGCTCTCAAATGAATATGGCACTAAAAAAGCTTTTGATGATTCCGAACTTTTTGACAAAATTGAATCCCTGACTTCTCCAACAGTAAGAAAGTTTCTTGACACTTATGTTGCCGGGCCAACTCCAATTCCTTATGATGTTTATTTTGCCAAAATGGGTGTCACAAAAGGAAAGACTACGGTTGCAGGAAATGCTTTTCTGAAAGGAATGGAACCTAATTTTTCAATCAATCCGGCTACAAAAGAAATTTTTATACTGCCAGGCAGCGGAAATATTGATTTCTACAAGAGCCTTGGCATAAAAGATGGCGATATACTTCTTGAAATCAACGGCACAAAATACAACCTTGACAATGTGTATGACATGATTATGGGTAGTCTGACGTGGAAAGAAAATGACCCTATCACGGCAAAAGTAAAACGCAACGGAAAGGAAATCCAATTAAAAGGAGTTATAAAACTTCCAAGTGAAGAAATCGAAGGATATCAGGCTACTGATGCAAGCAAGGCCAAACTAAGAGAAGCCTGGCTGAAAGGATAATCAATATTCCATAAAACTAATCCCCAATTTAAAATCTAAATTGGGGATTTTTTTATTATTTTGCCGCGAATTAAAATCAGGGGCTGTCAGATAATTGAAACCGCCCGCAAAAACACCAGCAACAATTATGAGAAAAATAGTGTTTGCTTTTGCAGCATTAGCAATGATTTCCTGTAAGGAAGAAAAGAAAGAAGGAAATCTCCATATCAAAGGAAATGTAGAAGGTCTGAAACAAGGCACGCTCTACATTCAAAAAATTGTAGATACGGCATTAGTTGCTGTTGATACGATTGTTATCAAAGGAAATTCGAACTTTGAAAGCCATCTGACTATCGATTCTCCGGAAATGCTTTACCTGTTTTTGGACAGAGGTGAAACCAACAGCATCGATAACAATCTGATGTTTTTTGCCGAACCCGGAAATATGACAATCGACACTAGGCTGGATTCTTTTTTTGCTGCCGCAAAAATAACAGGTTCTGAAAATCAAAAACTGTTTGAAGAGTATCGAAAAATTATGTCAAGATACAAAAACACGCAATTGAGCCTTACAGAAGAGAAGTTAAGAGCCCTGCAATTCAACAGAGATGTATCTTCTGATTTTGACAAGAAAAACAGCGATAATCTGAAAAGAAAATATCTGATGGCCATCAACTTTGCCTTGAACAATAAAGACCATGATATAGCTCCTTATATTGCCTTAGCCGACATTTATAATGCCAATATTAAATATTTGGACACTATTGACAAATCCATGTCACCAAAAGTAGCTCAATCCAAATACGGAAAAATGCTTACGAAGTTTGTAGCCGACAGAAAACAGGCAGAAC
Protein-coding sequences here:
- a CDS encoding peptidase M61; translation: MRKIIYSLAFAALLWSCKPSENVVSVTAKNEVQVEIDLNGIKDDKVMVTVLPPAIKSEKITYHIPKIIPGTYSEDDYGKFLENVKAYDAKGNSLVVAKIDDNSWTISDAKKLAKLTYWVNDTYDVEGTHDIFSPAGSNIEAGKNIMLNTHAFVGYFKEFLDTPYQVNIAHPATLWGATSMTDTDASDTKDTFTVSKYSELVENPIMYSKPDYTTFTVNGMEILIAVYSPNGIVTAESITPEMKTMMTAQKNFLGKFNSTKKYSVLIYLSDTSRNDAKGFGALEHPTATTVVMPEAMPKEQLAEQFKDVVSHEFFHIVTPLTIHSKEIQFFDYNKPKMSEHLWMYEGVTEYFANLFQVNQDLITEDEFYERMATKIANASTMDDTMPFTKMSSMVLQKPYKDQYQNVYEKGALIAMCLDIQIREDSNGQRGILDLMQKLSNEYGTKKAFDDSELFDKIESLTSPTVRKFLDTYVAGPTPIPYDVYFAKMGVTKGKTTVAGNAFLKGMEPNFSINPATKEIFILPGSGNIDFYKSLGIKDGDILLEINGTKYNLDNVYDMIMGSLTWKENDPITAKVKRNGKEIQLKGVIKLPSEEIEGYQATDASKAKLREAWLKG
- a CDS encoding DUF4369 domain-containing protein, which translates into the protein MRKIVFAFAALAMISCKEEKKEGNLHIKGNVEGLKQGTLYIQKIVDTALVAVDTIVIKGNSNFESHLTIDSPEMLYLFLDRGETNSIDNNLMFFAEPGNMTIDTRLDSFFAAAKITGSENQKLFEEYRKIMSRYKNTQLSLTEEKLRALQFNRDVSSDFDKKNSDNLKRKYLMAINFALNNKDHDIAPYIALADIYNANIKYLDTIDKSMSPKVAQSKYGKMLTKFVADRKQAEQKQ